In Agromyces sp. SYSU T00194, a genomic segment contains:
- the mnmA gene encoding tRNA 2-thiouridine(34) synthase MnmA: MKVLAAMSGGVDSAVAAARAVEAGHEVVGVHLALSRMPGTLRTGSRGCCTIEDSMDARRAADLLGIPFYVWDFSERFKDDVVDDFIAEYAAGRTPNPCMRCNERIKFAALLEKALALGFDAVCTGHYASITTDASGSRELHRASAEAKDQSYVLGVLTADQLAHAMFPLGDTPSKDLVRAEAARRGLAVAGKPDSYDICFIPDGDTSAWLAERVGTAPGDIVDRSGEVVGSHEGAHAFTVGQRRGLRLGTPAPDGKPRFVLDVRPKERTVVVGPREALAIAEIAGSRFTWAGAPPADPTEAFACDVQIRAHADPVPAVARVATRETDASGEASDQVSAGSAASADELVITPAAPLDGVAPGQTAVVYVGTRVLGQCTIDRTVSAVPVGV; this comes from the coding sequence ATGAAGGTCCTCGCAGCGATGTCGGGCGGCGTCGACAGCGCCGTCGCGGCCGCGCGCGCCGTGGAGGCCGGCCACGAGGTGGTCGGCGTGCACCTCGCGCTCAGCCGCATGCCCGGCACCCTGCGCACCGGCAGCCGCGGCTGCTGCACCATCGAGGACTCGATGGACGCCCGCCGCGCCGCCGACCTCCTCGGCATCCCGTTCTACGTCTGGGACTTCTCCGAGCGCTTCAAGGACGACGTCGTCGACGACTTCATCGCCGAGTACGCCGCCGGGCGCACGCCGAACCCGTGCATGCGCTGCAACGAGCGCATCAAGTTCGCGGCGCTGCTCGAGAAGGCTCTGGCGCTCGGCTTCGACGCGGTCTGCACGGGCCACTACGCGAGCATCACGACGGATGCCTCGGGGTCGCGCGAGCTCCACCGCGCCAGCGCGGAGGCCAAGGACCAGTCCTACGTGCTCGGCGTGCTCACGGCCGACCAGCTCGCCCACGCGATGTTCCCGCTCGGCGACACGCCCTCGAAGGACCTCGTGCGCGCCGAGGCCGCCCGCCGCGGACTCGCGGTGGCGGGCAAGCCCGACTCGTACGACATCTGCTTCATTCCCGACGGCGACACCAGCGCCTGGCTCGCCGAGCGCGTCGGCACCGCTCCGGGCGACATCGTCGACCGCTCGGGCGAGGTCGTCGGCAGCCACGAGGGCGCGCACGCGTTCACGGTCGGCCAGCGCCGCGGGCTGCGGCTCGGCACGCCCGCGCCCGACGGCAAGCCGCGGTTCGTGCTCGACGTGCGCCCGAAGGAGCGCACGGTCGTGGTGGGCCCGCGCGAGGCGCTCGCGATCGCCGAGATCGCCGGCTCGCGCTTCACGTGGGCGGGCGCACCGCCGGCAGACCCGACCGAGGCGTTCGCGTGCGACGTGCAGATCCGCGCGCACGCCGACCCCGTGCCCGCGGTCGCACGGGTCGCGACGCGCGAGACGGATGCCTCGGGCGAGGCGTCGGACCAGGTCTCGGCCGGCTCCGCCGCATCCGCCGACGAGCTCGTGATCACGCCCGCCGCGCCGCTCGACGGCGTCGCGCCCGGCCAGACCGCGGTCGTCTACGTCGGCACGCGCGTGCTCGGCCAGTGCACGATCGACCGCACCGTCAGTGCAGTGCCGGTCGGGGTGTAG